Sequence from the Rutidosis leptorrhynchoides isolate AG116_Rl617_1_P2 chromosome 3, CSIRO_AGI_Rlap_v1, whole genome shotgun sequence genome:
ccgtccagactttgggacgccgtccaacaatgaaggtcagGACGccatccaagctttttggacgccgtccagaaggcctgacgggccagcagctctattttactcaaattaaaaggggtatttgggtcttttcacttggggtcggtttgggatcatcaaaaatgatctagaactccatttggagctcattctcacccacacaaaacactctcatcttattttagagagagagggttaatttagagtgagaaagcttggtttggtgaagaagatgagcgtttcgggtcaaagctcgagagttaaagttgttcacctcgttcacggctacgtggtggtagtgttggtaagctctaaatccgaatttctttgttaaggtttgtaagtggggtataatcactagtattagtgattttaggagtgttggaacttgtaagacccatttgggggtaaaatgggtgaatttgggttatgttgagataaagaaaaccctaatagctatgatctagggtttggccatgtgaattgaagttgtaagtgttaaattgtgttgattagtcattaatacacttgtaaatgatggaagaattgtaaatgggtcatgtttggctaaaatggtatgtataagtgttgaaatgggtcaaatgagttaaggtcgacctaattgggtgaaatgagtatgaaacaccctaagtttgtgctaattggtgttagtagacttacatcactagttttagtaattaaagatgagtcttggccattttatgggcggttttggttgtgagtgagtattgtggttaattccacaagttgtgtattgaatgtgtacttatgtattaggtaccttgctcgaagcatacggaagtgctaaatcaccaccgacgtgataaggtgagtggaataattatatgtgtaggtatataatgtatctatttgttgtagcgtgaaatgtgtagtgtcaaggtgctaagacaccatgtttcacgtgaagagtgtagcatcgaggtgttaagatgccactcgggtgtagcatcgaggtgttaagatgccacctaggagtgtagtgtcgaggtgttaagacaccactccgtaaaataatgattgttgcatcgaggtgttaagatgccactcggggtgatgtgccgaggtgttaaggtgccaccctaggggttagtggtgcgaggtgttaagtgccctaacggatgttatgaacaccgatggcgttttcgcgagcgccgttcccttgtactattggttaaccatggttatttgtgttgtagcgtaagcatattatatttgttcatattatatatgcttttgttatgctagcttgattattggaggttatagcttgtaattgtgatgataagctaattgtgttgctagcatgtatgcggtatgtgagtaagtgtttgcaagtaggtatattatatatgtatgtgtataattattgcattcactaagcctcggcttacccctctcgttgtttacctttttacaggtattgtgttattgatgctagctagttgttagactagacgtgcaggagtggttgggcttgatggggtagctttcggataattggacgcggatgggggttttggtagtccccgggattatgctcttggtatcgggttgggttgtagagttctaatccgtctaaagagataaatgggtcgaaactgctactttatttgtaaaacgggtcattgtgagcccggggttgtaaaacttgcttttatggtggcaatatcttagttttacttaatatgtcatattgtgaaaatggtttcattgaaaagtgtcggggagcgagtttttcgctcgcgtgtaaacaaaaaactgatcagtactttttagttcattgggacgccgtcccaaatccttggacgccgtcccagttgtaaaggctggacgccgtctcgatttctggacgccgtccagatgggcagtcacagaatttttttttttgtgtgtcgtgtttttggtaaatcaatgttgggttgttacatttatcAAAGAATTAAGCATTTATCTGCTTTATAttgtagatcaagtaattacaaTGGCAATGCAAGAAGAATCGAGGAAAACGGtcctaaaacgaagaatctatagTGAAAATGGTGAAAATTAAGTTACGGCTtcagaaaccaagttacgatcccaaaATCAGCATAAGTGGTCTGAAATTATAGTGACACCGCTCTCCACATGGTCTCCCATCTAAAGCCACACGTGCTACCATCCAAGCTACACGGGCTGCCATGACTTTCAGTACACGGGTGGAACACCCGGGCAGCCATTTTGCACTGGCTCAGCACACGGACCGTGTACCCGACCTGTCCATTCTACATGCCCTCCATACACGGGCTGCCAGtctgaaaattcctataaaaggggcCTTATTTCTTCACTTGTAAAAACACACCACAACACAACAACAATATCCGATTTATAGTAGTCTTTTATTTTAGTAGCTAGTTAGTAGTTTAGTTACTATTTCGGTGGATATTCCCGAGTCCTTGCAACCAAGGACGACTCTATGTAAGCTACACATTTTCAAGTTTTAATCCTAAACATACTTTTTATTTAAACATGAATTCTTACTATCTATGTTTGAATGAGCGTTTTGATACTACCATGCTAGCTTAAAGTTATTCGTATGTTGCAATGATAGAAACTTAGGCTAGCGTAGTTATGTAAATTTAGTACGATTGTCATTGTAATGCTGATACTGTGATTCCAATCAGCTTGTATTCTAAAATCttgaggattgaccaacctaggttgtgaccgAGACTTTTCCAttcatatgaaattagctacttcatattaTCTAAGACCCTCAGTTATACTATATATGAAGCATATATGAACTATGTATGGTGGGTATTCCCGAGAATCATTTAATGCACTTTCTAGACATGGAACTTAgaaaattgagacatgaatgacctagtatgcctgatAAATGCCCCCGGGAGACCTCTTAGGACTGTTATGACTTATCCAGTTGCATCCAACTGTATGATTTAACCCTATTGCATGTCCTTGATTGAGTGTTGCCTTAGGATTGTTTTTACTATGTAGTGCATGCACCTTATAGGTTCTTATCTGTCTTACTATCAACTTAACATTACAATGCCGTATAGTGATTAAAATCACTTTGATCTTAGTAGAATGATGATGGGGTAGTTAGTTTCTTTAATCGTTTTGTCAACGTAACTTAACCTGACGGGCTCCTCCCGTTTGTGATAGTGTTGATTCAACATAACACGTTATTCTGTCTCTTGacagataacgagggttaggattagagcataATTTCTACCAAAATCTAGTGCTTTACTAAAGATAATCTCCAAAGTTCAGACACGCTCCGATAGTGTAACCTTAGTGACATATCTGCCTTTGCTAAAAAGAACAGTTCAAAGATCCATAGGCTTGCATGATTGGCTCATCCGATTAGATCTCTACTATCCTAATTAGAATCTTTTCTTAAACATAATTACATTTTCCTAGCCTAAGCGTATATCATGGTcatcatttccttgatctgcaaacTCTAGATATCTCTCCACTTCTTTTACTTTTAAGCAATTAGGACTGTTAATTCAAAACAAACTACAATCCTTCGATCTAGTCAATTCAACTAAAGACAATTATACACTTGGAATTTAATTTGTTGaacattcaaaaacacgaccctagatCAACTTACGCAGTCTACCTTAGGAGTTAAAAGAGGATTTAGGCTCCACTTTTACAAATAAAATCTCTATTAGTACCTTTCTGGGACTCGCATAGTTAAACTCGTTACACAACAAACAAAATAGAATTTTGTATCGATATCAGGCTACTTGGACACTACAATTAACGAAATATAAAACATAAATGATAAACGTAACTCTAAAGGCTAAGTTTAAATATTTATTGCAAAGTGTTAATTTTGTATATTATAACGTATTTTTCATACTTAAATTCAGAGTCAATTTATTAATAGAAATATGTATCTCTATATTAGAAATTTTAACCTTGTAATTAATGCTTACACGTACCCTTAAGACTACGTTTaactttttcaaatataaattttaccttttAACATAAAAGTTAAGTTTAGTATTCCGTACTTTTTTAAAAAATAACATTCTTGAGATAGTTCTTTATATATATTGTAAGAAATGCATAaatatttgttatatgtaataataaatacatgaatatttattatgtaataataaatgCATAAATATTtattattgacaaatacataaatatctataattaataaatgtataaataatactacATATACAGATTATTTACAAATACTCGAAGCCACGAACTACGAACTACGACCAAAGTAATAGAAGTAAAGAACAATCAACCCGGGTCCAGATTATTGACTTCCAGGGAACCCATGTTGATCGGGTCAAGTAGCCATTGAAGCCAACCTTTCGAAGTTTACACAAGCGATTACTAACCCATTCGAAAGTTTTGACTTGTATCTCGCTTACAATTTTTGCTGCACACCACGAGTCGTCTTTAAATACTTTTAAGTTCCTGTTTTTCCATATTAGATAACATGTAGCCCGTTTCTTGcactatatataaataattatctcAAACGTTTAATTTTTAAAAAGTATGAAATACTAAACTTAACTTATAAGTTAAAAGGTAAAAAGTTATACTAAAATAACtgcatttattattattgttgcatTATTATTAAATTCATAAATAAGAATAAATGCAGTTTCTTTTTATAAACTCTATCTTATATCATAAAGTTAAGTTTAATATTCCGTACTTTTTAAAAAGTAAGTCTTTTGAGATAATCATTTATAAATAGTGTAAGAAATTCATAAACCTTTATTATTATTGAGTCAACAATAAACGTCGCTTTATTGGCGACTTGATTGACCTTAAAGCCTcaattaaatttcaggcagaatttaaaatccatggaaatttgattttaccattttcatggcgactctattttatttttattttttttaattttttcctacttattggccggaggtccactcggaagcaatctctctatccgtcgaataaagagagagatgactttctctacttttgaaagTGTTTTCACTCTGAGTGAAGAAATGACTTGTCTATATTATCGGATAGGAGAAAAATTGTCTACATTTCACCTCCCACATACACTACTTATGTGGTATGGGTTTTgttgtttttttattattaataagcacataaataataataaatgcAGTTAGTtgtttctatttataatatatacctctgttgcaaaacaccccgtctcgagccgttgcgACGCCCGTCTCGACGATTTGGTGACTAGCCcctcccgtctcgaagaaaaccgtttAATATGACAGTCAaaggtcaaaattcgggtcaaagttgaaaaaattgggtcaaagtcggtcaaaattcaggATAGCCAGAAAATCGGTAAAATCGGTAAAATCGGTGAAAtatatcgtattttagtttgaattttttgtattaatttaacgatgatagcaattataggtacaaattaatcaattaaagtttttagctataaaatatgtgtacatatatgcatttttatacttatatatttaaaagtcaactttggtcaacgtacGTCTCGACTcgagtctcgaccccgtctcgaacgtctcgacctttttaggacccgaccgtctcgaccccgtctcacgtcttttgcaaccttgatttATACCTTTGGAAATGCATAAATACTATTGGctagaggtccactcggaagcaatctctttatccgtcgaatagagagagggatgactttctctacttttgagagtgtttcactctgggtggagaaatgacttgtttttattctcggataagggaaggattgtctacatctcacctcccccatacaccactcatgtagttttggattttgttgttgttgtactatATATACCAATTAAGCACTCCTGAAATGTGATAGATATCACTAAACAACAGGTAAGTACTAAATACAGAATTTTGTCAAGGCTATGATATCATGATGAAGATGAAAATTATATTGTGTTTTCTCATTGTTTATATGCTTGCCATGGTTGCTTCTCAACATGAATTTTGTCAAGGCTATGGTATAATACGTTGATTATCTTTTTCAGCAGTTATAATTAATTTTTTTGTCATAATTTCTTACATAATAGCAAAAAGAGTTTTTTaattcctatttttatttttattttgtcaaacaGGAGAAAAATTCGGAACTCACTTATTTGATTTGGCTCCAAAAAGATGTGAACAAGATGCTTGTGGAACATTGTGTTTACATAACACACCTTATGGATTGTGGAACATCGTGTATGCATTGTTTCAAAGAATCTGAATTCTATAGCATGCTCTACTCATGTTGTTATTCGGGCCGTCAAATACTATATTAATATAAAGGAATCCGCGTCCTGGTATACTAATATTAGAGATGACTCTGACCAAAATGTCTCCGATGATGACCTCTTGGAACAGGAAAACGAGAACGTGATTAATGATAATGTTTCAATTCACGATGAAACAGAACCACAAATTGAGAATGCTGATAAGAATTGCGACCAAAATGACTCCGATGATGAATTCATGGAACAGGAAAACGAGAATGTGATTAATGATAATGTTTCAATTCATGATGAAACAGAACCACAAGTTGAGAAGGCCGAGAAGAATGGTTATGGGTCAGGAAAGAATGATATCGACGAAAGTGAGTCATGTGATTCTGGCCCAAGTATTGCACCCGGTTTCGAGCAGAAAAATTCTACTCTAAACTCGCATCCTACAAATGTTATTTTGGAGTCAAATGTTAAACAAGTGCACAGCTATTCCATCATACAGGAACTTTCAGATATTGCAGACATTAGAGAGAAGCTTGGGTTGAATGCTGATGTGTGCAACCAAAATGTCTCGAATTTCATTGATAGTTTTGGGGCTTCGCTCGTTGATAAATGATTGTGATGTCACTGAACTTGTGTGGTACGAAGAGTAGGCGAAAACGAGAGTGTGTAAAGGAACTTTGTTTTACTCACAATATTTTATTCCTTGGCATACAAGAATCCAAAATGACGCGGCTTGAGCCCTTTCGCCTTAAGTCTATGTGGGGTAATTATAATTTTGACTACGCGTGTAGCTTATCTAGAGGACGTTCAGGAGGTATCATCTCCTTGTGGGACCCTATTTACTCTATAAAAAAAACAAATATGGTGCCACACGTCTTATGTCATTGTTGAAGGTGTCTGGAAGGATGTTGATGGGCCTTTTTTCATGGTCAATGTTTATGCTCCCCAGGATCATGATAGTAAGGTGGCACTTTGGTCCAATTTGGTTGCTTTCATTGCGAACCACGCTGGCACTTTTTTGGTTTTCGGTGACTTCAACTCTGTTAGAGTAGAATCTGAAAGAAGTGGCTCTTCGTTCTCTTCGGATGATGCTGATTTTTTTAACTCTTTTCTTGAAGAAGCTAACCTTTTTGATTTACCTCAAGGGGGTCGGGCTTTCACATATATGAACACACCGGGTACGAAATTTAGTAAGTTGGACCGGTTCCTTTTATCTCAAGAAAGTGTGAATCGTATCTCGgatattaatgtcaccgtcttggaCCGGAAGTGTTCTGATCATAATCCAGTTCTGCTCAGCATCAAAAAGG
This genomic interval carries:
- the LOC139900594 gene encoding uncharacterized protein — its product is MTRLEPFRLKSMWGNYNFDYACSLSRGRSGGVWKDVDGPFFMVNVYAPQDHDSKVALWSNLVAFIANHAGTFLVFGDFNSVRVESERSGSSFSSDDADFFNSFLEEANLFDLPQGGRAFTYMNTPGTKFSKLDRFLLSQESVNRISDINVTVLDRKCSDHNPVLLSIKKVDYGPIPFKFFKSWLSKNGIDDKIASTWIAHASDPLHVTLKTLKNVLKPWIKQVMMSEQSELKIISSKITDIDLRLDRGIATPSERQRQERLDLLKERDEISILHDMDVYQKARIKWDLEGDENSKFFHSLINQQRRTQAINGVLQDGT